DNA from Cutibacterium acnes:
CGGTACGGCTACCTTGTTACGACTTAGTCCTAATCACCAGTCCCACCTTCGACGGCTCCCCCACAACGGTTAGGCCACCGGCTTCGGGTGTTACCAACTTTCATGACTTGACGGGCGGTGTGTACAAGCCCCGGGAACGTATTCACCGCAGCGTTGCTGATCTGCGATTACTAGCGACTCCGACTTCATGAGGTCGAGTTGCAGACCCCAATCCGAACTGAGACCGGCTTTCCGAGATTCGCTCACCCTCACAGGCTCGCCACTCTCTGTACCAGCCATTGTAGCATGCGTGAAGCCCTGGACATAAGGGGCATGATGACTTGACGTCATCCCCACCTTCCTCCGAGTTGACCCCGGCGGTCTCCACTGAGTCCCCACCATAACGTGCTGGCAACAGTGAACAAGGGTTGCGCTCGTTGCGGGACTTAACCCAACATCTCACGACACGAGCTGACGACAGCCATGCACCACCTGTGAACCGACCCCAAAAGAGGCACACCCATCTCTGAGCACTCCCGATCCATGTCAAACCCAGGTAAGGTTCTACGCGTTGCATCGAATTAATCCGCATGCTCCGCCGCTTGTGCGGGGCCCCGTCAATTCCTTTGAGTTTTAGCCTTGCGGCCGTACTCCCCAGGCGGGGTACTTAAAGCGTTAGCTACGGCACGGAACCCGTGGAATGGACCCCACACCTAGTACCCACCGTTTACAGCGTGGACTACCAGGGTATCTAAGCCTGTTCGCTCCCCACGCTTTCGCTCCTCAGCGTCAGGAAAGGCCCAGAGAACCGCCTTCGCCACTGGTGTTCCTCCTGATATCTGCGCATTCCACCGCTCCACCAGGAATTCCATTCTCCCCTACCTTCCTCAAGTCAACCCGTATCGAAAGCACGCTCAGGGTTAAGCCCCAAGATTACACTTCCGACGCGATCAACCACCTACGAGCCCTTTACGCCCAATAAATCCGGACAACGCTCGCACCCTACGTATCACCGCGGCTGCTGGCACGTAGTTAGCCGGTGCTTCTTTACCCATTACCGTCACTCACGCTTCGTCACAGGCGAAAGCGGTTTACAACCCGAAGGCCGTCATCCCGCACGCGGCGTTGCTGCATCAGGCTTCCGCCCATTGTGCAATATTCCCCACTGCTGCCTCCCGTAGGAGTCTGGGCCGTATCTCAGTCCCAATGTGGCCGGTCACCCTCTCAGGCCGGCTACCCGTCAAAGCCTTGGTAAGCCACTACCCCACCAACAAGCTGATAAGCCGCGAGTCCATCCCCAACCGCCGAAACTTTCCAACCCCCACCATGCAGCAGGAGCTCCTATCCGGTATTAGCCCCAGTTTCCTGAAGTTATCCCAAAGTCAAGGGCAGGTTACTCACGTGTTACTCACCCGTTCGCCACTCGAGCACCCCACAAAAGCAGGGCCTTTCCGTTCGACTTGCATGTGTTAAGCACGCCGCCAGCGTTCGTCCTGAGCCAGGATCAAACTCTCCAATGAAAAAATATCACCCACCCACACACGCACACACAGCACGCACACAGGCAACAGTGACACCACGAAGAATCCAATACACTAACCCCAAACACTAACCAAAAAATATTCAGTCACATGTCCAGAATCACAAAGGAATCATAAACAAATCCGACACATCCACAACAAACAGATGCATCAAAAACTATTGACTATCAAAGACACACTGTTGAGTTCTCAAACATCACACCCACCACAACAATCCCCACACAAACCATGCAGAAACCATCACAAGGCGACCCGACCAACCCTACCACACCAACCCCGAAACCACAAAACCACGATCCCAGAACCAGCCAGCAGAACCAGCCAACCACACCACCACCAAAGCAGCAGCCCGGAAAACCATACCGGAACCCTCCCCCGCCGTCAAACCCGACAAGAAAACATCCCAAACACAGCCACCACCAAGAACCACACACGCAGCCCCCAACGGCCCAACACACACTACACACACCCCCACCACCAACACAAACCCACACCCACCAACCGGCAACACCCCTAGTCAGAAAGCCTTCACCGGAAGTCACGCGACTTCGTTGGTACTGACAGATCCAGGGCCTCTAGCCGATCTGCCTGCAAACTCATCACTCCTTCATCCCCTCTCTCGAGGATTCCTCGCACCACCAAAGCCCGCGACGTTCGGGCAACACGTCGATAATGTCTCCACGCCCCCGGGGTGACGATGACGTTGAGCAGACCGGTTTCGTCCTCCAGGTTGAGGAAGGTCACTCCTCCAGCCGTCCCGGGTCGTTGACGGTGGGTTACCACCCCGGCGACCTCAATACGTCGTCTGGTCTCAACACCATCTAACCGGTCGACTTGCACCACACCCCGTCGATTAAGGGCATCTCGTACCTGGCGGACCGGGTGATCAGCCGTACTAATACCGGTAGCGCGGAGGTCGTCACCCAGTAATTCCATCTGAGTAGGTTCGGGAAGTAGAGGAGGTTGGGTGACCACCTGAACGTCCAGCTGTCCTGGGGCGACACCATTTATCTGGCCGATCTGCCACAAAGCACCGCGTCTGGAGCCAACGAGATCGTCGAAAGCACCGGCCAGAGCAAGTGCCTCGACCTCCTCACCGCTCAGATCAACCCGACGGGCAAGATCGTCGAGGCTGGCGAAAGATTCGCGCTCTCTCTCCTCAACAATCCGAGTCGCCGTCTCGATATTGATACCGGAAACATCGGAAAGTCCCAGCCTCACAGCGAAGTGGGTATCGCGACGATGATCACCATCATCACGATTAGGATCAAAGGCCCCGATCTCGGATTCGTCGTGGTCGTGGAGACACTCGTCTATCCCTGTTTCCAATTCTTCACTACCGAGCTCTTCACAGCACGCATCCAACAACTCCAGATCTGCGCCTACTGAAGACCTCGCCACATCAGGACGTCTCGTCACCACCCCATGCCGTCGGGCATCAGCTACCAAGGTTGCCGAGGAGTAGAACCCCATCGGCTGGCTGCGCAGCAGGGCCGCCAGAAAGACCGCCGGATAGTGGAGCTTGATCCAGGCCGAGGTGTAGACCAACCCGGCGAAACTCAAAGCATGAGACTCGGCAAACCCGAAATTCGCGAAAGATTCGATGCGGGCGTAGATGCCTTGGGCTGTGTCGTCGTCAATCCCATTGGCAGCCATCCCCTCGAAAAGTTTGGTACGCAGCGAGTCGATACGCTCTACCCCCCGCTTGGACCCCATAGCTCGACGTAACAGATCAGCATCGGCAGCTGTACAGTTGCCCACCGTGGTAGCCATCTGCATAAGCTGTTCTTGAAAGAGCGGAATACCCAGGGTGCGCTCGAGCACTGGCTCCAGCAGCGGGTGGGGATAGGTGACTGGTTCGACGCCAGTACGTCGACGGATGTAGGGATGTACTGCACCTCCCTGCACCGGGCCAGGACGAATAAGTCCGATTTCCACAGCTAGATCGTAGAAACAGCGCGGTTTGAGACGCGGCAGGGCACCGATCTGGGCACGGCTTTCTACCTGGAATACCCCGATGCTGTCACCGCGACACAACATGTCGTAAACCCCCGGCTCATTGCGTGGAATAGAGGCCAAAGTCCAGAAGCGTCCGCAATGCTGGGAGATGAGGTCAAAGGAAATACTCAATGCCGAGAGCATCCCCAACCCAAGCAGATCAAACTTCACCAACCCCATCCAGGCACAGTCTTCTTTGTCCCACTGCAGCACCGTGCGACCAAACATTCGAGCCGGCTCAATGGGACAGATGCGTCCTACTGGTTCTCGCGTCAGCACCATTCCAGCTGAGTGGATGCCTAGGTGACGTGGCAGACCCATTACCTGTTGGGCGAGGGTGGTGACATCATCAGGAATCTCGGGGCCATCAGGATCGTGGGGCAAGGGCGGCACCGATCGCCTCTCCATTTGACGCGACCACGCGTCTTGCTGGCCCTGGGAATAACCGAGGGCCTTAGCCATGTCACGGACAGCACTGCGTGGACGATAGGTGATGACATCGGCTACCTGGGCAGCATTGCGCCTACCGTATTTGGCGTAGACGTACTGGATGACCTCCTCGCGACGACGAGCGTCGAAGTCGACGTCGATGTCGGGTTCCTCCTCGCGTAACACCGACAGGAACCTCTCGAAAGGCAAGCCATAGAAGACCGGGTCGACGACGGTAATTCCCAGGGCATAACAGACTGCCGAAGCCGCAGCCGATCCACGTCCCTGACACAAAATTCCCTGCGACTGCGCAAACTCCACAATGTCGGAGACAATGAGGAAATATCCGGCGAAACCCCGATCCTCAATGAGGTCAAGCTCGGTAGCCAGGCGGTCCTTGGCTACCGGATCATCCCCGTAGCACGCCCGACGTCCCTCCTCTACCAAGTGACGCAGCCAGCTGATGGGAGTATGGCCGTCGGGCACTTTCTGGTCGGGCAGACGAGGACGCACCGACTTCAAGTGGAAAGCCGTCCTCTCAGCCACTGCCACCGTGTTGTCCACCGCATCTCGATGACGACTGAAAAGATCTGCCATCTCAGCGCCACTACGCAGCCGCGCCACCGGACCGGGAGGCAACCACCCGTCCATCTCGTCGAGACTGCGTCGGGCTCGCACCGCTGACAAGGCACAGGCCAACTCAAACTGCTCGGCCCCGGCGTAATGAGCAGCCGTCGTCGCCACCGTCAACAAGCTGTGACGAGAAGCTAGTTCTGCGAGGAGGTCGTTGTCGCGGGAATCAGTGGGAGCCCGGTGGTCGGTCAGTTCAACTAGGACATTGTCGATGCCAAAAAGGTCAACCAGACGACGCAGCTCCGCCTCGGCCTGCAGCATCCCCTTAACTAAGCCTTGCCTTACCGCTCCTTTGCGGC
Protein-coding regions in this window:
- a CDS encoding error-prone DNA polymerase, whose product is MPYAELHCHSSYSFLDGASNPEDLVIRAVELGLSGLALTDHDGLYGVVRMAEAAEACGLSTIIGSELSIGVPEPQNGVADPVGSHLLVLANGPEGYRRLAEALTDAYLVEGGRKGRPVHDLDHLAEVADGHWTVLTGCRKGAVRQGLVKGMLQAEAELRRLVDLFGIDNVLVELTDHRAPTDSRDNDLLAELASRHSLLTVATTAAHYAGAEQFELACALSAVRARRSLDEMDGWLPPGPVARLRSGAEMADLFSRHRDAVDNTVAVAERTAFHLKSVRPRLPDQKVPDGHTPISWLRHLVEEGRRACYGDDPVAKDRLATELDLIEDRGFAGYFLIVSDIVEFAQSQGILCQGRGSAAASAVCYALGITVVDPVFYGLPFERFLSVLREEEPDIDVDFDARRREEVIQYVYAKYGRRNAAQVADVITYRPRSAVRDMAKALGYSQGQQDAWSRQMERRSVPPLPHDPDGPEIPDDVTTLAQQVMGLPRHLGIHSAGMVLTREPVGRICPIEPARMFGRTVLQWDKEDCAWMGLVKFDLLGLGMLSALSISFDLISQHCGRFWTLASIPRNEPGVYDMLCRGDSIGVFQVESRAQIGALPRLKPRCFYDLAVEIGLIRPGPVQGGAVHPYIRRRTGVEPVTYPHPLLEPVLERTLGIPLFQEQLMQMATTVGNCTAADADLLRRAMGSKRGVERIDSLRTKLFEGMAANGIDDDTAQGIYARIESFANFGFAESHALSFAGLVYTSAWIKLHYPAVFLAALLRSQPMGFYSSATLVADARRHGVVTRRPDVARSSVGADLELLDACCEELGSEELETGIDECLHDHDESEIGAFDPNRDDGDHRRDTHFAVRLGLSDVSGINIETATRIVEERERESFASLDDLARRVDLSGEEVEALALAGAFDDLVGSRRGALWQIGQINGVAPGQLDVQVVTQPPLLPEPTQMELLGDDLRATGISTADHPVRQVRDALNRRGVVQVDRLDGVETRRRIEVAGVVTHRQRPGTAGGVTFLNLEDETGLLNVIVTPGAWRHYRRVARTSRALVVRGILERGDEGVMSLQADRLEALDLSVPTKSRDFR